Below is a window of Fervidobacterium pennivorans DSM 9078 DNA.
TTACAGAAAACGATATCAGAAACGCTTTAAATGCAAACCTACCGAAAGATATATACGTTAAGAAAGTCTGGTTCGCAAGTGAAAATTTCAACCCACGATACGAGGCAAAGCGCAGAATCTATCACTATTACATTCTAAATTCGAAAATGAACGACATATTCCTCAGAAGGTATGCTTGGTGGTTTCCGTATGAGTTGGATATCGCGAGAATGAGAGCAGGTGCTGAATACCTTATAGGGACACATGATTTCACAGCTTTTAGCAAAAAGGGAGAAGAAGACATAAGGACCGAGAGAACCATTACTGCTATTAGAATTGTAAAATTGAAGAAAAATCTCATACTTGTGAGAGTCGAAGGTATATCGTATTTACGAGGAATGGTTAGGAGTATTGTTGCAAACCTCGTAAAAGTTGGAGTTGGAAGCTGGGGACCAGAGAAGATACTGGAGGTGTTAGAATCAAAAGATCGCTCAAAATCAGCCGGATTGGCACCTGCGCATGGATTGTTTTTGTACAAGGTGTTGTTTTAGGCATTGTCTTTGCCGGCATTCAAATACCGGATGAAAGTTTAGGTGCGGAAGTTTTATCTGTAATAAAAAAATGGGTGGAAAGACCTCAAATTGTTGTTTTTGAAAAAAACATCGCACCACATCTTTCTATCTTTATTACTAAAGAGTTGTCAAAGGCTGGTTTTTTTGCAACAAACGTAATCTTGAACAGTGAGCTTGATAGTGAGATAGAGCTTGAGTTAGCCTCCACATCCGCATCGATTGATGTTTCTAATTTTGCTGCTCGAGAGCTTTTGAAGATAAGTGTTGAATCTATAGGAGATACTATTTCTTTAACAACGAACGCAAGTACGATAGTATTTAAATCTGAAGAAGAGTTTTTGAGTGGTTTTCTCGAATAC
It encodes the following:
- the truA gene encoding tRNA pseudouridine(38-40) synthase TruA, whose protein sequence is MRRVAIEFAYDGTDFFGYQRQTDVRTVQEDLEKALERIFKVPIQTYAAGRTDTGVHANGQVAAFDCPNDKLTENDIRNALNANLPKDIYVKKVWFASENFNPRYEAKRRIYHYYILNSKMNDIFLRRYAWWFPYELDIARMRAGAEYLIGTHDFTAFSKKGEEDIRTERTITAIRIVKLKKNLILVRVEGISYLRGMVRSIVANLVKVGVGSWGPEKILEVLESKDRSKSAGLAPAHGLFLYKVLF